In Mus pahari unplaced genomic scaffold, PAHARI_EIJ_v1.1 scaffold_10428_1, whole genome shotgun sequence, one genomic interval encodes:
- the LOC110315309 gene encoding olfactory receptor 7G2-like produces MELKNQTTVSEFHLLGLTDNHKLLPLIFTMFLSMYLITVLGNLIIIMAISSGSQLHTPMYLFLSILSINDICFSTVTIPKMLVNIQAHDDSISYIECLSQICFVSIFGGMENFLLAVMAYDRYVAICKPLRYTVIMNPICCVLMVLFSLFFSIMDALLHSLMVLRLSFCTDLEIPHFFCELAQIIKLACSDTFLNNFLIFVAAFVFGGGPVCGIVFSYIYIVSSVLRMPSSGGKHRAFSTCASHLSVVSLFYGTGFGVYISSAVTDSLRNTAMASMMYSVVPPLLNPFIYSLRNREMKEALKKLVGRLIYLM; encoded by the coding sequence ATGGaactgaaaaaccaaacaacagttTCAGAATTCCATCTCCTTGGACTGACAGACAATCACAAACTGCTGCCCCTCATCTTCACCATGTTCCTCTCCATGTATCTGATTACAGTTCTTGGAAACCTGATTATCATCATGGCTATCAGCTCTGGCTCCCAACTGCACACTCCCATGTACCTCTTCCTCTCTATTCTTTCAATTAACGACATCTGTTTTAGTACAGTCACAATCCCCAAAATGCTGGTGAACATCCAAGCCCATGATGACAGCATAAGTTACATAGAATGTCTCTCTCAAATTTGCTTTGTTTCAATTTTTGGTGGCATGGAAAATTTTCTCCTGGCAGTAATGGCCTATGATCGATATGTGGCCATTTGCAAACCCCTGAGGTACACAGTCATCATGAACCCTATTTGCTGTGTTCTGATGGTTCTGttctcccttttctttagcaTTATGGATGCCCTACTTCACAGTCTAATGGTATTGAGGCTTTCCTTCTGCACAGACCTAGAAATCCCACACTTTTTCTGTGAGCTGGCTCAGATTATCAAACTTGCCTGTTCTGATACATTTctcaataattttttaatatttgttgcAGCGTTTGTCTTTGGGGGTGGTCCTGTCTGTGGAAttgttttttcatatatttatattgtgtCATCAGTCTTGAGAATGCCATCTTCTGGAGGGAAGCACAGAGCTTTTTCTACCTGTGCATCACATCTGTCTGTGGTTTCCTTGTTCTATGGGACAGGCTTTGGGGTTTACATCAGTTCTGCTGTGACAGATTCTCTTAGAAACACAGCAATGGCTTCCATGATGTACAGTGTAGTTCCTCCATTGCTCAACCCATTTATCTATAGTCTAAGAaatagagaaatgaaggaagccTTGAAGAAACTTGTTGGTAGACTCATTTATCTTATGTGA